In Clostridium sp. JN-1, one genomic interval encodes:
- the ytvI gene encoding sporulation integral membrane protein YtvI, producing MDKFLNKIDKIIIFFLLYTLVFLIFFSTLSYTLPFVLALVFALILKKPTKFLMKRFKLKNSLASLITTILFFSIITCILYYGITNITQETVQFGKNAQSYISNNSSNLYSYMDKLKSYYNNLDPSIVNTIEKTFSGYVSKISNITVSITSKIVSMLLNFLASIPYLIMLVIFTLFSTYFFTKDIASTKNKILNILSESKANKISNIYIQAKHMLTNYFLSYLFIIGLTFIETLIVFLIFKVKYALMLSIICAIADVLPILGIGVIYIPLAIIYFLMKNYIVAVGLIISYILVSTIRQIIEPKVVSSSLGLHPVAVLAALYIGIKVHGFLGIIFCMFLVVFYNILKKVNIL from the coding sequence ATGGACAAATTTTTAAATAAAATAGATAAAATTATAATATTCTTTTTATTATATACTTTGGTGTTTTTAATATTCTTTAGTACACTTAGTTACACACTGCCATTTGTACTAGCTCTAGTCTTTGCCTTGATACTAAAAAAGCCAACGAAATTTTTGATGAAAAGATTTAAATTGAAAAATTCTTTGGCTTCTTTAATAACTACTATTTTATTTTTTTCCATAATAACATGTATACTTTACTACGGTATTACTAACATTACTCAAGAAACAGTACAGTTTGGTAAAAATGCTCAATCGTACATATCAAATAATTCATCTAATTTGTATTCTTATATGGATAAGCTTAAAAGCTATTATAATAACTTAGATCCATCAATTGTCAATACAATAGAAAAAACTTTTTCAGGTTATGTTAGTAAAATTTCTAATATAACTGTTAGTATAACTAGTAAAATAGTATCCATGCTGCTTAACTTTTTAGCTTCAATACCATATTTAATAATGCTTGTAATCTTTACATTGTTTTCTACATACTTTTTTACAAAAGACATAGCTTCTACAAAAAATAAAATTTTAAATATACTATCTGAAAGTAAAGCAAATAAAATATCCAATATTTATATACAAGCCAAGCACATGCTAACTAATTACTTTCTTTCATATTTATTTATAATAGGGTTAACATTTATTGAAACACTTATAGTATTTTTAATATTTAAAGTCAAGTATGCATTAATGCTCAGTATAATATGTGCAATAGCAGATGTTCTACCTATCCTTGGAATAGGAGTAATATATATACCCCTTGCCATAATATACTTTTTAATGAAAAATTACATTGTGGCAGTAGGCTTAATTATCTCATATATATTGGTATCTACAATTAGACAAATTATTGAGCCTAAAGTTGTCTCTTCTTCACTAGGATTACACCCTGTAGCAGTTTTAGCAGCTCTATACATAGGTATAAAAGTTCATGGATTCTTAGGAATAATTTTTTGTATGTTCTTAGTTGTATTTTATAACATACTTAAAAAAGTAAATATACTATAA
- the rpsF gene encoding 30S ribosomal protein S6: protein MRKYETIFILDPSLDEESVKANVEKFKDVIQNGGGEVENVDLWGKRKLAYEINKVNEGFYTLINFSANTDLPKELDRVFRITDGVIRHIIVKDEQ, encoded by the coding sequence ATGAGAAAGTATGAAACTATATTTATATTAGATCCATCATTAGATGAAGAAAGCGTTAAAGCTAATGTTGAAAAGTTTAAAGATGTAATTCAAAATGGTGGTGGAGAAGTAGAAAATGTTGACCTATGGGGTAAGAGAAAACTTGCTTATGAAATAAACAAGGTTAACGAAGGTTTTTACACTTTGATAAATTTCAGTGCAAATACTGATTTACCAAAAGAATTAGATAGAGTATTTAGAATTACAGATGGTGTTATAAGACACATCATAGTTAAAGATGAACAGTAG
- a CDS encoding YkuS family protein, translating into MKVYVSNELNYVKQELLKKGYTVVKDNENSIVDAIICNLKSSGLSGLNINNNIKKDGALIIDYGNKSIDDIEYILNNRSYNSLF; encoded by the coding sequence ATGAAAGTATATGTTTCCAATGAATTAAATTATGTAAAGCAAGAGCTTTTAAAAAAAGGATATACTGTAGTAAAAGATAACGAAAATTCTATAGTTGATGCAATAATATGTAATTTAAAAAGCAGCGGTTTATCAGGGTTGAATATAAATAACAATATAAAGAAAGATGGAGCCCTGATTATAGACTATGGTAATAAATCTATAGATGATATAGAATACATACTTAATAATAGATCATATAATAGCTTATTTTAG
- a CDS encoding DUF951 domain-containing protein, with the protein MIKNFNLGDIVEMKKQHPCGGKQWKIIRMGADIKIKCCTCERIVMLPRSKFEKDAKKVVIEG; encoded by the coding sequence ATGATAAAAAATTTTAATCTTGGAGATATTGTTGAAATGAAAAAACAACATCCATGTGGAGGAAAACAGTGGAAAATCATAAGGATGGGTGCTGATATTAAAATTAAATGCTGCACTTGTGAAAGAATAGTAATGCTTCCTAGAAGTAAATTCGAAAAAGATGCAAAAAAAGTAGTGATTGAGGGTTAA
- a CDS encoding mechanosensitive ion channel family protein, whose translation MKSSVPIPALNVKLDKESVGFGKFNISMESLYNLGTDIIKIIIIFICMYLTIKIGNAIIKRYVTKQKNFKFSLDEKKAKTVGAILKSVLKYSVYFIGLMGIMETLLGGVGITVAGIGGVAVGFGAQSLIKDVINGFFILFENQFNVGDYITIDNKDGVVESIELRVTKIRDFNGDIYIIPNGLISKVTNHSRGSSKIAVNFDVPCGEDINKIIDIISKLCDKFKSENEYVTDGPSVLGISDIKNGNVTIRVVGKVKPMTQWDAEMKLRKEIFEELNKAAVKKHVLL comes from the coding sequence ATGAAAAGTAGTGTTCCTATTCCTGCTTTGAACGTTAAGCTTGATAAAGAAAGTGTGGGATTTGGTAAGTTTAATATTAGTATGGAGAGTTTATATAATTTAGGAACTGATATTATAAAAATTATAATCATCTTTATATGCATGTACCTTACTATAAAGATAGGTAATGCAATTATAAAAAGATATGTAACAAAGCAGAAGAATTTTAAATTTTCATTAGATGAAAAAAAAGCTAAAACTGTTGGTGCAATTTTAAAAAGTGTATTAAAGTATTCTGTTTACTTTATTGGATTAATGGGAATTATGGAAACACTATTAGGGGGAGTTGGCATAACTGTTGCAGGAATAGGTGGAGTTGCTGTAGGATTTGGAGCTCAAAGTTTAATAAAAGACGTTATTAATGGATTTTTCATATTGTTTGAAAATCAATTTAATGTAGGTGATTACATAACTATAGACAATAAAGATGGAGTAGTTGAAAGTATAGAGCTGCGAGTTACAAAAATAAGAGACTTTAACGGAGATATTTACATAATTCCAAATGGACTTATAAGCAAGGTAACAAATCACTCAAGAGGCAGCAGTAAAATTGCTGTTAACTTTGATGTTCCATGTGGAGAAGATATAAATAAAATTATAGATATAATATCTAAATTATGTGATAAATTTAAAAGTGAAAATGAGTATGTAACTGATGGACCTAGTGTTTTAGGAATAAGTGATATTAAAAATGGCAATGTAACTATTAGGGTAGTTGGTAAAGTAAAACCTATGACTCAATGGGATGCTGAGATGAAACTTAGAAAAGAAATTTTTGAAGAATTAAACAAAGCTGCTGTAAAAAAACATGTTTTACTATAA
- the yyaC gene encoding spore protease YyaC, whose translation MNKLIIDSSSKNSVATLRDALSKEVYPVLKSGRTLVILCIGTDRSTGDSLGPLVGHKLKFLIRNKVCLYGNLEKPIHAKNLEKTLKEIKDKFVNPYIIAIDACLGSIQNVGKIIIENKPLNPGSAVNKSLPKVGDLSITGIVNISGTMEFMVLQNTRLSVVMQIAEVISRGIYHCILKTIGGKSASIELENKFLTNINA comes from the coding sequence ATGAATAAATTAATTATAGATTCTTCATCAAAAAATTCAGTTGCAACTTTAAGGGATGCTTTAAGTAAAGAGGTATATCCCGTATTAAAGTCTGGAAGAACATTAGTGATATTATGTATTGGTACAGATAGATCTACAGGCGATAGTTTAGGCCCGCTGGTAGGACATAAATTAAAATTTTTAATACGAAATAAAGTTTGTTTATACGGAAATTTAGAGAAACCAATTCATGCAAAAAACTTAGAGAAAACACTTAAAGAAATTAAAGATAAGTTTGTAAATCCATATATAATTGCAATAGATGCTTGTTTAGGTAGTATACAAAATGTAGGGAAAATAATTATAGAAAATAAACCTTTAAACCCAGGTTCTGCTGTTAATAAAAGCCTTCCAAAAGTAGGTGACTTAAGTATAACAGGTATCGTAAACATATCTGGTACAATGGAATTTATGGTACTACAAAATACAAGACTTTCTGTAGTAATGCAAATTGCAGAAGTAATATCTCGAGGAATATATCATTGTATTTTAAAAACTATTGGTGGAAAAAGTGCAAGTATTGAATTAGAAAATAAATTTCTAACTAACATTAATGCTTAA
- a CDS encoding DUF3343 domain-containing protein: MFEMNNNYYILTFENTHGAISGESILKDNNVEVAVMPTPTFITKSCGLSIRINEKYIDDVKQLIKNKKIEVKKIYMRKDNKYEEIED; this comes from the coding sequence ATGTTTGAAATGAATAATAATTATTATATTCTAACTTTTGAAAATACACATGGAGCTATAAGTGGAGAGAGTATTCTAAAGGATAATAATGTGGAAGTTGCTGTTATGCCAACGCCTACATTCATTACTAAAAGCTGCGGATTAAGCATTAGGATCAATGAAAAATATATAGATGATGTTAAACAGCTAATAAAGAATAAAAAAATTGAAGTAAAAAAAATATATATGAGGAAAGATAATAAGTATGAAGAAATAGAGGATTGA